A genomic segment from Ciconia boyciana chromosome 5, ASM3463844v1, whole genome shotgun sequence encodes:
- the MFSD8 gene encoding major facilitator superfamily domain-containing protein 8 yields the protein MAAAVSSPEVAAEGQEPLLSPGEAEEEEESRNVVETQEHYKSRWRSIWIMYLTMFLSSVGFSIVVMSVWPYLQKIDPTADASFLGWIIASYSVGQMVASPLFGLWSNYRPRREPLVISTAISVAANCLYAYVHVPHSHNKYYMLTARALVGFGAGNVAVVRSYIAGATSLTERTSAMANTSACQAVGFILGPVFQTCFTLIGEEGVTWKLLHLQLNMYTAPVLFGALLGVINIILIFAIFREHRVDDMGRQCKSINFEEEESSVLDQDAEGTIDHVAVVAINFLFFVILFVFAVFETIATPLTMDMYSWTRKEAVFYNGIILGVVGIESVVVFMVVKKLSKKTGERAILHGGLLIVLVGFFILLPWGKKLPNIQWQEIKNNSIPRTTSTEMFMPFWSLQAMQLPSNHTVEPVGCPVTQSWCLNTPMIYLAQYISSDILIGLGYPVCNVMSYTLYSKILGPKPQGVYMGWLTASGSGARILGPVFVSQIYTHLGPRWAFSLICGVVVVSLLLLEIVYKRLIAFSVRYGRMQEENC from the exons ATGGCGGCCGCGGTCTCCAGTCCGGAGGTGGCAGCTGAGGGGCAGGAGCCTTTGCTGAGTCCCGGagaggcggaggaggaggaggagagcag GAATGTTGTGGAAACACAAGAGCATTATAAGAGCAGGTGGCGATCCATCTGGATTATGTATCTTACTATGTTTCTCAGCAGTGTAG GTTTCTCAATTGTAGTTATGTCTGTGTGGCCATATCTCCAAAAg ATTGATCCGACAGCAGATGCGAGTTTCTTGGGCTGGATTATAGCTTCATATAGTGTTGGCCAAATGGTTGCCTCTCCCCTGTTCGGCTTGTGGTCCAATTACAGGCCAAGGAGAGAACCTCTCGTTATTTCAACTGCTATTTCAGTAGCTGCTAATTGTCTTTATGCCTACGTCCATGTACCTCATTCACACAACAAATACTATATGCTGACTGCACGTGCTCTTGTGGGATTTGGAGCAG gaaacgTGGCTGTAGTTCGATCGTATATTGCGGGTGCCACTTCTCTTACGGAAAGAACGAGTGCCATGGCCAATACCAGTGCCTGCCAAGCAGTTGGCTTCATATTAGGACCAG tttttcagaCATGTTTTACGCTTATTGGAGAAGAAGGAGTAACCTGGAAGTTACTTCATCTTCAGCTGAACATGTATACGGCACCGGTTTTATTTGGAGCTCTCTTAGGAgttattaatattattctcatctttGCCATATTCAG AGAGCATCGAGTGGATGACATGGGACGGCAATGCAAAAGTATCAATTTTGAAGAAGAAG aaAGCAGTGTTCTGGATCAGGACGCAGAAGGAACCATTGACCATGTTGCTGTGGTAGcaatcaattttcttttctttgtcatctTGTTTGTGTTTGCTGTCTTTGAAAC TATAGCTACTCCATTGACGATGGATATGTATTCCTGGACCAGGAAAGAAGCCGTTTTTTATAATGGAATAATCCTTGGTGTGGTTGGCATTGAATCAGTTGTTGTTTTCATGGTGGTTAAAAAGCTATCTAAAAA GACTGGTGAGCGTGCCATACTCCATGGAGGCTTACTGATTGTCTTGGTTGGATTCTTCATCTTACtgccttgggggaaaaaactaCCAAATATCCAGTGGCAAG aaataaagaataactCCATTCCCAGAACAACTTCCACTGAAATGTTCATGCCTTTCTGGAGTTTGCAAGCAATGCAGCTTCCATCCAACCACACAGTGGAACCCGTAGGCTGCCCTGTCACACAGTCCTGGTGCCTGAATACTCCTATGATCTATTTGGCCCAGTATATCAGCTCTGACATACTAATAGGATTGGGCTATCCAGTTTGTAATGTCATGTCCTACACTTTATACTCAAAAATTCTAGGACCAAAACCTCAG GGTGTCTACATGGGATGGTTAACTGCCTCTGGAAGTGGAGCACGAATTCTTGGGCCTGTTTTTGTGAGCCAAATATACACTCACCTGGGACCACGCTGGGCATTTAGCTTAATCTGTGGAGTAGTTGTAGTCTCTCTCTTACTCTTGGAGATAGTATACAAGAGACtaattgcattttctgtcagATATGGAAGGATGCAAGAAGAGAATtgttaa